The Halostagnicola kamekurae sequence CGTTTCGACCCAGGCGAGAGGATTCTCGGCGTCGTAGAAGACGACGCCGTCCTCGATTTCGTACGATTCGATCGTTTCCGTGCCCGTCAGTTCGCTACGCGGTGCGTCGGCCGTCGTATCGTCAGTACCTCGAGTGGACACTTCGATCACCGTGGCCTGTGCTATGTGTTACCAAGTTATATGTCTTATTGCCTCGGCACTATCACGTTCGGACCGAAAGGCGGGGCCGGCGTTCCGTTCCCGGGCGGCGGAACGGTCGGTATGCGGGGGTTTTTATCCGCCCCCTTCAAACCCAACAGCAATGACCGACGCGGCACAGACCGGCCTCGACTCGTTTTCTCCCGAGTCCGACGAGCGGCCGGCGGAAGAAGCGATGGCCGTCGCTGGGAACGGCGGAGCGGATCGTTCGGAAGTGGTCGACGTCGTCGAGGAAACGATCCCCGAGGCCACGGGCGAACTCGACCTCGCCGTGATGCAGGTCGATTATACGATCGACGGCTACGGCGACGACGAGCGCGTGATCATGAACGTGTTCGGTCGAACTCCCGACGGAACGCTCGAGCACGTCCGCGTTCTCGGGTTCCGGCCGTACTTTTACGCGCCCACAGAGTCGCTCGAGCACCCGCCGGAAGAGGAGTACGACCGGTTGACCGGCCACGAAGAGACCGACGAAGACGACGAGCCCTACGAGAGTATCCGCGGCGAGAAACTGACGAAGATATTCGGCCAGACGCCGCGAGACGTCGGGAAAGTCAGAGACGAGTTCGAGCACTTCGAGGCCGACGTCCTGTTCCCGAACCGGTTTCTCATCGACAAGGACGTTCGAAGCGGGATCACGGTCGCCGAACGACGGGCCGACGACGGGACGCTCCACGTTCCACACGACGAAGTGGCCGCGGCCGACGTCGACGCCGACCCGCGCGTCTGTACCTTCGACATCGAGGTCAACGACCGGGCCGGGTTCCCCGAAGACGGCGAGGAACCCATCGTCTGTCTCACGAGCCACGACTCCTACCGCGACGAGTACGTGATGTGGCTCTACGAGGCACCGGTCGGCGACGGGGCGACCCCGACGGCGATCGAGGAGTACGAACCGATCGAAGGCGACATCGACCACGAGGTCCGAAGCTTCGCCGACGAGGAGGCGATGCTCGAGGCGTTTCTCGATTACGTCGACGACACCGATCCGGATATCCTCACGGGTTGGAACTTCGAGGACTTCGACTGCCCGTACTTCCTCGATCGGCTCGAGGAACTCGAGGGACCGCACCACGACTACGACCTGAACCCGGATCGCCTCTCGCGCGTCGACGAGGTCTGGCGAAGCGGCTGGGGCGGTCCCGACGTGAAAGGCCGCGTCGTGTTCGACCTGCTGTATGCGTACCAGCGGATGGTCTTCTCGGAACTCGACTCCTACCGGCTCGACGCCGTCGGCGAGGCCGAACTCGGCGTCGGCAAGGAACGCTACGCCGGCTCGATCGGCGACCTCTGGGAGGACGACCCGACGCGCCTGCTCGAGTACAACCTCCGGGACGTCGAACTCTGCGTCGAACTCGATCGCCAACAGGAGATCATCGCCTTCTGGGACGAGGTGCGCTCGTTCGTCGGCTGTAAACTCGAGGACGCCCCGACGCCCGGCGATACCGTCGACATGTACGTCCTTCATCAGGCCCATGGCCAGTTCGCGCTTCCCTCGAAAGGCCAGCAGGAAGCCGACGAGGAGTACGAGGGCGGGGCCGTCTTTGAGCCGATTACGGGCGTTCGAGAGAACGTCACCGTCCTCGACCTGAAGAGCCTGTATCCGATGTGTATGGTGACGATCAACGCCTCGCCGGAGACGAAAGTCGACCCCGAAACCTACGACGGCGAGACCCACGTCGCGCCCTCTGGAACGCACTTCCGGAAGAAGCCCGACGGCGTGATGCGAGAGATGATCAACGAACTGCTCGCAGAGCGAGAGGAGAAGAAGTCGCTCCGAAACGAGTACGAACCCGGCACTCGCGAGTACGAGCAGTACGACCGCCAGCAAGGGGCCGTGAAGGTCATCATGAACAGCCTCTACGGCGTGTCGGGGTGGGAGCGGTTCCGTCTCTACGACAAGGATGCAGCATCGGCGATCACCGCCACGGGACGAGAGGTCATCGAGTTCACCGAAACCGCAGCGAGCGAGCTCGATCACACCGTCGCCTACGGGGACACAGACTCGGTCATGCTCGAGCTCGGACCGGACGTTACGAAAGAGGACGCGCTCGAGCAGTCGTTCGACATCGAGGATTACGTCAACGACCGCTACGACGACTTCGCGCGCGAGGAACTGAACGCAGACTCCCATCGCTTCCAGATCGAGTTCGAGAAGCTCTACCGGCGCTTCTTCCAGGCGGGAACGAAGAAACGCTACGCGGGCCACATCGTCTGGAAGGAGGGTAAAGACGTCGACGACATCGACATCACCGGCTTCGAGTACAAGCGATCGGACATCGCCCCGATCACGAAGGAGGTCCAGCATCAGGTCATCGAGATGATCGTCCGCGAGGGCGACATCGAGGGCGTCAAAGAGTACGTCAACGGGATCATCGAGGACTTCGAATCCGGGAACGTCAACCCCGAAGAGATCGCCATTCCGGGAGGCATCGGAAAACGACTCGACAACTACGACACCGACACCGCACAGGTTCGCGGCGCGAAGTACGCGAACCTCCTGCTTGGAACCAACTTCGACCGCGGATCCAAGCCCAAGCGACTCTACCTCGAGCGGGTCGATCCCGCCTTCTTCCGGCGACTCGAGGACGAAGACGAGTTCGACGCCCGCCGTGACCCCCTCTACGGCGCGTTCAAACGCGACCCGGACGTCATCTGCTTCGAGTACGACGACCAGATCCCGCCCGAGTTCGAGATCGACTACGATACGATGCTCGAGAAGACGTTGAAGGGACCGATCGAACGAATCCTCGAGGCGCTCGACGTGTCGTGGGAGGAGGTCAAATCCGGACAGGAACAGACCGGCCTCGACAGCTTCATGTGACTATCGCCGGTCACAGTTTCCCCTAAACCCGCGTGACAGCCGCGTCGCTACACCCGTTCGATGATCGATTTCGGTGGTCGTCATCGCGGCGACTGCTTTCCCTTTCAAAAAATTATCTTCCGAAATCGGAACCGTATCCAATTAGATACCAAACCCTTATCACTCACACGACCCACCGTTTGGATGACAGAGGTATTCGTACTATGGCACGCTTAGAGCTTCAAAACTTGCATGCAGAAGTGGCGGAAGGCGACGAACAGATCCTGCGCGGTGTCGACCTCGAGGTCGAGTCGGGCGAGATCCACGCGCTGATGGGACCGAACGGTTCCGGGAAGTCGACCACCGCGAAAGTCATCGCGGGTCACCCGGCCTACGAGGTCACGGAGGGGGAAGTCCTCCTCCACCTCGAGGAAGACGAGTTCGGCGGCGAGTTCGAGATTCCCGAGGACAAACGCACGTGGAACATCCTCGATCTCGAACCCAACGAGCGCGCGGCCCTCGGCATCTTCCTCGCGTTCCAGTACCCGGCCGAGATCGAAGGCGTCACGATGACGAACTTCCTCCGGACGGCGCTCAACGCGAAACTCGAGGAGCGCGAAGAACTCTTCGAGGAAGGCGACGACGAGGCCGAGGCCGAGGAAGAAGACGAGGGATTCGAGTCCTCGCCGATGGAAGGTCCCGCCGACGACGGCGAGATCGGCGTCGCCGAGTTCCAGGAGATTCTCGCGGAGAAGATGGAGGAACTGGACATGGACGAGCAGTTCGCCCAGCGCTACCTCAACGCCGGCTTCTCCGGCGGCGAGAAGAAACAGAACGAGGTCCTGCAGGCCGCGATCCTCGAGCCCTCGATCGCCGTCCTCGACGAGATCGACTCCGGGCTCGACATCGACCGACTGCAGGACGTCTCGAAGGGCATCAACACGCTTCGCGACGAGCAGGGAACGGGCGTCCTCCAGATCACCCACTAC is a genomic window containing:
- a CDS encoding DNA-directed DNA polymerase; this encodes MTDAAQTGLDSFSPESDERPAEEAMAVAGNGGADRSEVVDVVEETIPEATGELDLAVMQVDYTIDGYGDDERVIMNVFGRTPDGTLEHVRVLGFRPYFYAPTESLEHPPEEEYDRLTGHEETDEDDEPYESIRGEKLTKIFGQTPRDVGKVRDEFEHFEADVLFPNRFLIDKDVRSGITVAERRADDGTLHVPHDEVAAADVDADPRVCTFDIEVNDRAGFPEDGEEPIVCLTSHDSYRDEYVMWLYEAPVGDGATPTAIEEYEPIEGDIDHEVRSFADEEAMLEAFLDYVDDTDPDILTGWNFEDFDCPYFLDRLEELEGPHHDYDLNPDRLSRVDEVWRSGWGGPDVKGRVVFDLLYAYQRMVFSELDSYRLDAVGEAELGVGKERYAGSIGDLWEDDPTRLLEYNLRDVELCVELDRQQEIIAFWDEVRSFVGCKLEDAPTPGDTVDMYVLHQAHGQFALPSKGQQEADEEYEGGAVFEPITGVRENVTVLDLKSLYPMCMVTINASPETKVDPETYDGETHVAPSGTHFRKKPDGVMREMINELLAEREEKKSLRNEYEPGTREYEQYDRQQGAVKVIMNSLYGVSGWERFRLYDKDAASAITATGREVIEFTETAASELDHTVAYGDTDSVMLELGPDVTKEDALEQSFDIEDYVNDRYDDFAREELNADSHRFQIEFEKLYRRFFQAGTKKRYAGHIVWKEGKDVDDIDITGFEYKRSDIAPITKEVQHQVIEMIVREGDIEGVKEYVNGIIEDFESGNVNPEEIAIPGGIGKRLDNYDTDTAQVRGAKYANLLLGTNFDRGSKPKRLYLERVDPAFFRRLEDEDEFDARRDPLYGAFKRDPDVICFEYDDQIPPEFEIDYDTMLEKTLKGPIERILEALDVSWEEVKSGQEQTGLDSFM
- a CDS encoding DUF7331 family protein, which produces MIEVSTRGTDDTTADAPRSELTGTETIESYEIEDGVVFYDAENPLAWVETSRTLPLKEFV
- the sufC gene encoding Fe-S cluster assembly ATPase SufC, translated to MARLELQNLHAEVAEGDEQILRGVDLEVESGEIHALMGPNGSGKSTTAKVIAGHPAYEVTEGEVLLHLEEDEFGGEFEIPEDKRTWNILDLEPNERAALGIFLAFQYPAEIEGVTMTNFLRTALNAKLEEREELFEEGDDEAEAEEEDEGFESSPMEGPADDGEIGVAEFQEILAEKMEELDMDEQFAQRYLNAGFSGGEKKQNEVLQAAILEPSIAVLDEIDSGLDIDRLQDVSKGINTLRDEQGTGVLQITHYQRILDYVEPDTVHIMLDGKVVKSGDASLAAELEDKGYDWVREEVYETA